The Bernardetia sp. ABR2-2B DNA window GAATGCTCTTTGAAGTCCATATACACCTTCACCATTTTCTATATCCCCCAAACCCGTTTCACAGGCTGAAAGAACTACTAATTCAGTTTTATCAAGGTTGAGGTTCATTGCTTCTTCGGCAGATAAAATTCCATCTTCTTCTCCTATTTGTGGGTTTTGGCAACCTGCTAATAAAAGACCACTTCTGAGTAATGGATTTTCCAAAAGAGTCTTGTCTTGTGCCTCTTGCAATGTCTTTACGTTACTTTTTGGAATTTCATCAATAAAAAAACCATGGGTTGCAATATGAAGTATCGTCGGATTTTGAAGTGCTTTTATATTTTCTTCTGTGGCTTCTTTGTTTTGAAAGAGTGTGGTAGAAATATTTTTTTGATTGAATAATTGATTTATCTCGTTGGTTTCTACTTTTGTTCCTTCCAATACAGGAATAACCGTTTGCGCCCCCACTACACGTTGTAAGCCATTCAAACTTCTGTCTGTTCCATTCACTTTTAGTGTATCTGTTCCATTTAAATTATAGGTTGGATAGCCAAGTAAAAATGTTTTATATTCTGCAAAGTTTTTATCTAAGTCTGTGTCTTTGCTTTCTTTATTTTTAAATTCTATCAAATCTCTACTGCTCGTAATTAGTTGTAGATTCTGTTCTTCTACCAAATAGTTGTTTGTTTTTGGGTTGAGAAGTGTATTGAGATTTAGTTTGTGATAAACTCCGTCTGGAGAGAAATAGATTTTGGAATACCCTTTTTCTGAAAGCTGATTTAATCTGTCTTGAATTGGTTTCCAATACTGATTGTACGATTCTTCACCTTCTAATTGAAAATCAATATTATTTTGATAAAATGAAAAAGCTCCATTTTCAAGTTCGTTTCCATTCTCTAAAACCAAAAGTTCTGGACTTTCTTTTGTTTCATTAGAAACTATTAAGGCTACATATACAGTATCTTTTGGATTATCTTCTAAGTCATATTTTATTAGATGAATTATTTCCACCACAGCTTCATTTTCTTTCAGATTTTGTTGTACATCTTGCCAATTGTATTCTTTCTGATTTGTATTTTGTTTGAAAGATTCAGATTTTTTAGAAATTTCTCGTTCTAGTTCATTGATTTGATAAGCTAGTTCAGTAATATTTATAGCCTTGTTTCGCTCTTTTATAGGGGTTTGGAGAAGGTTGATGTAGTTTTCTTTTTGTTTTTTCCAATCTTGGTATTGATTGATTAGTTCTTCGTCTCCACTACTTAAAATCTGTTTTTTCATTTTTTGAGTAGAAGAAAAAATAATTCCTTTTGTAAAAAGCTGTTGATTGAAAAGGTCTTGACTTATTTTTTTGTTGGTAGGGTAGTATTCGGAAACAAATTCCGTAAAAATCTCAAACATATTGGCTACATCAGCGTAATAAATTTGCTTTTCTCTCTCCGATAAAGTAGGAAACAAAAGACGAATTTGTCTTTTATTATTATCCATGGCATCTTTATAATACAAGTTGCTTTTTACATACAAACCTTGTTTGTGATATAAAAAAGCAAGATTGGCAGTAGTCATGATACAGGTAGGATGATGCTTACCAAGAGATTTTTGGTATATAAGAAGAGCATTTTTGTATAGTTTTTCTGCTTTTTTTAATTGACCCTGTGTAGCATATAAAGTACCGAGATTATTAAGGTCGTCTGCATAGAGTGGACTATCTTTACCAAATATTTTACGGTCAATTTTTATTGCTTTTTTAAAGTAAAATTCAGCTTTATCATATTTTTTCATATCCGTATAAAGATTCCCTAAGTTGTTACAAATAGAACTATAACCTTCATCTTTTTGCCCAAATTCTGCTTCATAGATTCGCATGGCTTCAAAATATAGTTTTTCAGATTCTTTGAGTCTTTCCGTGTCTGAATAAAGGTTGGCTAAATCTTCACAAGTCATCCCATACCATTCATGATTTTTACTCACTCTTTTCTCTATGATAGCTTGTAGGTTTAAATAGATAGGTTCGGCTTTATCATACAAATACTGCTCACAGTATAAATCTGCAAGTCCTCTCATAGCACTTAGATAAACCCCTCCTTCTTTGCTTGTATTTTCGGAGGTATTTTTTACTTCCAAAAAAAGAGGTTCTGCTTTTGTGTATTCCCCACTTTCTAAGTAAAAATTAGCTAACTCATAACAAGAGTGGATATATTTCCTGTGAGTTTTGCCAACTATTTTTTTATTTGTCTCTCTGGCTTCTAAAAATAATGGTTTGGCTTCTTGAAGTCTGTAACTATCCAAATAGACATACGCCAAATGTATTTTTACTTGTGTGTAGAGCGTATCTTCTTTTCCAAACTCTTCTTCAATTTTGAAAAGGGAAGCCTTTAAATATTTTTCTGCTTTATCATATTTTTCATCATCCAAATACTCTAATCCTATACTGTCTAATTCTTGATAAGACAGTTTATCTAAGTTTTGTGCATAGCAGACAGAGAATGAAAATGATACAAGAAAAAGACTAATTAAAAGTTTCATAAATGCTTAAATAAGTAAGTTGAATTTATTTTTTCGAAAAAGGTAAGCATTTTTGATGTAAAGTATAGACTTTGTTAGAAAATTCAAAAAAATCTTACGATTAGGAACACAAATATTTCTTAGCTAATTTTGTATTGTCAAAAGTATTTACGAACTTTGCAACTCATTCATTTACAGATAGATAGCGTTTTTCGTGAATATTCAAAAACTAGGAACAAAATTTGTTCACAAATGATTGATAAAGAAGGAAAAAAATTATAATTATTAAAATAAAACTCGTTAAAACCAAATGGTCGAAACAACAAAAGCCACTCGTTATAAAGTAAAAGACATCACTCTAGCAGAATGGGGTCGTCGTGAAATGCAATTAGCAGAAGCAGAAATGCCAGGACTTATGGCTCTTCGTGAAGAATACGGAGATTCTAAACCACTTAAAGGCGCACGTATTGCAGGTTGTCTGCACATGACAATTCAAACTGCTGTTTTGATTGAAACACTTACTGCACTTGGTGCAGAGGTTACGTGGTCTTCTTGTAATATTTTCTCTACACAAGATCAAGCTGCTGCTGCTATTGCTGCAACAGGAGTTCCTGTTTTTGCTTGGAAAGGTATGAACGATGAAGAATTTGACTGGTGTATCGAACAAACTCTTTTCTTTGGAGAAGGCGAAGACCGTAAGCCATTAAATATGATTCTTGATGATGGAGGAGACCTTACTAATATGGTTTTGGATCGTTACCCTGAATTAGTAGCTGGTATTGGTGGTATTTCAGAAGAAACTACAACTGGTGTTCACCGTCTGTATGAGCGTATGCGTAAAGGAACTTTACCATTGCCTTGTATCAACGTAAATGACTCAGTTACAAAATCTAAATTTGATAACAAATATGGTTGTCGTGAGTCTTGTGTAGATGCGATTCGTCGTGCTACTGACGTAATGATGGCTGGTAAAGTAGCCGTTGTAGGTGGTTATGGCGACGTAGGAAAAGGCTCCGCTGCTTCTCTTCGTGGTGCTGGTGCAAGAGTTATCGTAACAGAAGTAGATCCAATTTGTGCGCTTCAAGCTGCAATGGACGGATTCGAAGTGAAGAAAATGATTGATGCTGTTAAAGAAGCTGATATTATTGTTACTGCAACAGGTAATAAAGACATCTTGACAAGCGACCACTTCTTAAACATGAAAGATAAAGCTATCGTTTGTAATATCGGACACTTCGACAACGAAATCGATATGGCATGGCTTAATGGAACGTATGGAAAATCTAAAGTAGAAATCAAACCTCAAGTAGATTTATATACATTAGAAAACGATAAACAAGTTCTTGTATTAGCAGAAGGACGTTTAGTAAACTTAGGTTGTGCAACAGGACACCCTTCTTTCGTAATGTCTAGCTCTTTCACAAACCAAGTATTGGCTCAATTAGAACTTTATACGAATCGTGATAACTACAAAAACGAAGTTTATACACTTCCAATGCACCTAGACGAAAAAGTTGCTCGTTTGCACCTTTCTAAATTAGGCATTGAGTTAGAAGAGCTTTCTAAAGACCAAGCTGATTATATCGGTGTAACTCCAGAAGGTCCTTATAAGCCAACGTATTACCGTTATTAATAGTGATAAATTTTTAGTGATTAATTATTAATTACTGAAAATTTTTACTTGAGAAATCCATTAGCATTAATTTGTTAGTGGATTTTTTTATTCTTTACAAAATTTGAGACAACAGAAATAGTAAATTATTCGTCAATATAATATTGTAAACGAAGAGTGTTTTTTGTATAGAATTTGTGTAAATTGAAGTGATGATAAAACAGATTAAACAAATATTGAACTGGGGCGTAAAGGATGAACAAAATCCTGTTGAGCAAAGGCGTGTAAGGTTGCTCAATACTGCCTGTTGGTTGGGAATTATATCAAATATTATTTATGCTGCTTTCTTTGCTTTTTTACAGGATTACCTTCCTGTTTGGACAAACTTGGTAGCTGTTATTATTCTTTTGTGGTTATTACATCTCAATAAAAAAGGCAAACATCGTGTCGCTACTTTGGGCTTTTGCTTGGACATACCCATTTACTTTGTAGTAATGGCTTTAGGTCTTGGTAAAGAAATAGGATTGGAACTTTATTTTATTGTTACGGCTATTATGCCTATTCTATTTTTTGATAAGTGGAAAATTATTATTCCATTATTTTTGATGAATATAGTATTATTTCTTGGTGTTAAGTTTGGCTATGACTACATAGAACCTTATTTTCATCCTGCTACAAACTATTTTGCAGAGGTAAAGCTAAGTAATCGTATTAATATTTTTCTTTTACTCTTTATCATTATTGGTAGCTTTAAAGAAGAATTAGTTGCCTATCAAAAGAATATAGAAGAACAAGGCAAGATATTGAAAGAAAATAATGAAGAAATCAGTACCCAAAACCGAGTAATTGAAGAAAAAAGTAAGACACTAGAACAAACCTACAAACATATAAAAGACAGCATCACGTATGCCCAACGCATTCAGAATGCACTTTTAGGTAGTCCAACAGACATTACTAATTATTTTTCAGAAGCCTTTTTATTTTTTCAACCAAAAGATATTGTAAGTGGAGATTTTTATTGGTTTTATCAAAATGAAAAAAATACAGTTTCTATACTTGTAGTGGCAGATTGCACAGGACACGGCGTTCCAGGGGCATTTATGACTGTTATGGGAGCAAATTTTTTAGATGAAATAGTGAGAGAGCAAGAAACTTTTGAGCCTTCAAAGATTTTATATCAATTGGATTATAAAATTACGACAGCTTTAAAGCAAATTGATTCGAAGGTAAATGATGGAATGGATGTAGCTGTATTGGTATTGGAAAAAGACAAAAACGAGGTGCAGTTTGCAGGAGCTAAAAACCCTCTTTGGATAGCTCGTGATGATAAAATGATACAATATAAAGGCTCAAAATTTCCGATTGGAAGTGGACAGTATAAAACCAAAAAGCAATTTGATACAGAAACAATATCAGTAAATAAAGGAGATATTCTTTATCTTTTTTCAGACGGTTTTCAAGACCAATTTGGAGGAAGTAATAATAGAAAATACCTCAAAAAGAGATTTCGTGAGTTTTTGTTGAGTATTAGTTCACAAACAACTCAAATCCAACATAAAAAATTAGATGAAGAAATTAATACGTGGAAAGAAAATACATCACAGACAGATGATATTTGTGTAGCAGGTATTCGGGTTGTATAAACTGAATTGATTACTTTTTCCATTCTTCTTTAGCTTCTTTACTCAAAAGTAACATTGCAATTCCTATAAGAAATAAACTAACAGAGAAAACAGTAGAAACACCAAATACAATGTTCTCAAAGCTAGATGTATCATTATTTTTGAAGAAAAGATTATAAACTACAAAACCAAAAACTCCAATTCCTGTCATAAGAGAAAAGATAGAAGAAACCCAACTTCCTATTTTGGGAAAAATAAGAAGTAAGCCACAAAGAACAAATAATGTGGTATAAATTGGAATAAAAACATTTGGTAATTTATTAAAAACATTGTTGATAACCATCATAATAGCAAACATAAAAAAAAGCGTTGCTACAATACGATTTATTTTAAGAAAATAATTATGTTTTGGAACTGTTTTAGAAGATTTTAAGAAATCTGTATCCAAAATATTATCATTATCTAATTCGTATACTTTACTTCCTATTCCCACTTTGGAAAGTGCTAATAAAAAAATAAACAGCATAGGGGAAAAAAGCAATAACCCTAGTGCTAATGCTACTTTCATTTTCTGTACTACAACTACTACAACCAAATATTGAATAAGTATTGAGAAACTAACTAAATAATTTATTTTTTTTGCAAGTGCAATATCATCTTTCTGCCAAAACACAAATCCTGCTAAAGCAATACAACCAATTAGGAAACAAATTATAAGAGCAAGAAAATCATTACTTCTCATGAGGTTATACAAAGAACCTTCTTTATCTGTTAGTACAAACCCTACAAAAAAAGCAAAACAAAATAAAGCTATGGACAAATGAATAAAGGAAATACAGAAGTGAGCAGGTCTATTAGCTATCATAATTTATTGATTTTCAAGTTTATTTTTAGTTTTCCATTCTTCTTTGGCTTCTTTACTCAAAAGTAGCATTGCCAAAGTAATACACAAAAACAGAAAGCTCAAAACGGCTGTAGATAAAGAAATAACTAACTCAATTTTTTCTAAAGCATTATCAGGAAGGTCAAAAAGAAAGAATACACAAAAGATAACTAATATACCTACTCCTGATAAAATACTTACTACCGAAAAAATCCAACTTCCTATTTTGGGAATAAATAAAAGAAGTAAGCTACCTGCCAAAAATAAGGTAGGAATAAAGATAATTTCTTTTGGGGCAGAAGTTTCGATAAGTATATTAATTATAAAAATAGAGAGAATAAAACAACTAAATGCAAATACACGATGTATTTTCCAAAAAACAGAAGGTGCTTTGTTTGCGTCTTTTTCTGTCAGAAAATCTATATCTAATAGGTTAGAGTTAGATGTATCTCTTTGTATTGATTTTTGCAAATATTCTACGTTTCCTATCTGTGAGAAAGTAAGTAAAAAAACAAAAATAGAAGCTGTCAGAAGAGGACTTCCCAAAATTATAACTATGTCTGTCCTAGAACTGTTCGCTAGTGTTAGTAATATACATTGTACAATCGCCAAAAAAACTAAAAAGTAGCTTATTCGCTTTGATAAAAGGATTTTTTCAGTTTGCCAAGTTACGAACCCACAAAAAGCAACACTACCTATTAAAAACAAGTCTATAAATATAAATAAAGTATCTTTTTGTAATAGATGGGCTAATGAAAGTATTCGCTCAATTCCTATATACATCACACAAACAGAAAAGGAAAATAAGGATAATGCCAAATGCAATAAAGAAAAAGCAGTACGAACGGAATTGTTAGCTATCATAATTTATTGATTTTCAAGTTTGACTTTAGTTTTCCACTCTTCTTTAGCTTCTTTACTCAAAAGTAGCATTGCTAGGCTTATGCACAATGTAGATAAACCAAATAAACCGATAATAAAGTTAAATAGAATCAGCATTTCCATGTTAGTATTTAGATTTATAAGAGGTTTATAAATAATGAAAATTAGAAATGCACAAGGTATAGAAACGGCAACTAAAACACTAAAAAACGTAAAAATTAAACTTCCAGTTTTAGGTAATCTCCATAATAATACACTTATTATTAAAAATGGGAAAGGTAAAATGAATTTCCAATCTAATGATGAGTCAGTAGTGAGAAAGAAACTGAACAACAAAACTGATGATAAAAAACAAGTACAAGAAAAAATACGACTAATAGACCAAAAGTAATCTTTCTTCTTAACATCGTATTTAAAGCTCAAAGTATCATTATCTAAAATGTCTATAATTTTTTCATTCGTAGTTTGTACACTACTATGCTTGAAACATAATGTATTTGTAAAGTTGAACAGAAATAGGAAAAAAGCTGGAATAAAACTAATAGTGAACATACTTACAATATCACTTACTTGATTACGCTTTTCTAGCATAAAAAAAAATTGAACTAAAAATAGTAAACATATAAAGTAATTCAAGTATTTTATAGAAACACCATTATTAAAGTTTAGATGAGCAAAGTTAATAAAACAACTTATTGAAAGCAGAAGCAAAATTATAAAATTATGGACTGAATGACTCTTCACTAAATACTCAAAATTTCCTTCTTTTGTATATAAAAAAATGAACATAAAAATACATAGATTTAACAATGCAAGACCTAAATAAGTCAGAGAAATACTAAAATGACTAGATTTGTTAGCTATCATAAATGGCATAAATTGATAAATAAAAAAGCATTTTATTCTAAAGATAAGAATAAAATGCTTTTTATTAGTTGAATGCTTTATTAGAAAATAGGCTTTATTTCTTTTTAGAAAGTAACCATTCTTTTGCTACTGCTCGTTCCTCAAAATAACCAATCTTAAATTTATTATTGATTGCCATAAGTGATTTTAAAAGCACTTGGGCTGCAATACGCTGAAAAGTTGTGCTTGATTTTATTACTGCAACTTCAAAGTTTGTTCCTAGTTCTTTTTGAAGCATTGGCATAAATTTTAGTACCAACCAAGCTCTTGATTTAGAGGAAACTGCTCCTACATTTTCTTGGTTAAACAAAACCTTGGTATAACCGTGCGTTTTTTCTGAATCTAAGAGAAGTAAAAAAACTTCTTTGTATTCTTCTTCATTTATATCACCCTCCATCTTAATAACTATATATTCTTCTTTATTATTGACAAAAGAAGTAATGGATTTATCAGGGCTTTCGTAAAAAGGCATCATAACGGTATGACTGTAAGTAATGGCTGTTTGTGAGTGTATTATAATTTACAAAAGAACAAAATTTATTCTCATTTAACAAAAATACGATTTTCATGAAGTTTTTAACTAATTTTTAACTAAAAATTTCTCTCAAAAGTGCTATTTAGTTATTGTATAATTAATTTTTGAGTAATAATTCCTTTCTGAGTTTGGATTCTGACTAAATACATTCCATTTGAAGGGCGTTTTAAATTAATATCAAAATTAGAAATAAACGTATTTGGAACATCTTTTTGATAAATTATTTGTCCAATAGAATTATAAATTTCAATTGATTCTACTCTCAAATTTTGTGTTTCTAAACTAAAACTTCCTTTATTTGGATTAGGATATAGATTGACTAAATCATTTAAGTTTTTATCATCAGTTCCCAAGACTTCATCAGGAGATAAAATTACAGAAATTGCATTCGAATAATTCTGACCACGATTAGCTGCATAAGAAAGCCAGTCGCCATTTGATTTTCTTTCCCACCCTTTTCCTTCTTCTTTCTTTTCCGTAAAAATGGTAAATGTATTTAGGCTTTCATATTCTAGTTCTACGCTAACAAAAAACTGATTAGGAACAGCCTGTACTTCATCAAAAACAACTCTAGTAAACTGTCTTCTTCTAAAAATATCTCTGTCTATCAATGAATAAAGAATTTCTTGGCGATATAATTCTTCATTGGGTTTTCCATCAGCATCTACTGACCAAACCACAACATCAAAAGTTGTGTTGAGATTTCTTATGGCTGCATCTGCGAAAAAAATATCTACGGCATAGAGTTTATCAGAAGAACCAAAGTCGCTAAAATACTCAGCTTTACTTACCGTACTCCCATCATCGTGTCCTGCAAGTGGTTTGTTATTTATTAATTCTTGCTTCAAGTTTTCGGAAGTTATGTTTGTTACTTTTTTTCCTTTAATCACTTCGATTGCATCAGTTTGTGTACTTTCTCTTGTTCCTAGAGGGTTTGAAGATTGAAGTGTAACATCATAAACTCCTTCTTGAGTGAATGAAATTTGAGGAGAGATTCCGTTTGCTTGTAAGATTGTATTTCCTTCAATTGTCCAATTAAAATCCACTCCGAAATCTGTTTGAGAGAAAAACTTAGCTTTTTCAGAAAGTAAAATCAAAGGATAATTAATATCAAAATCAACAGTTGGAAGATTTAAATTAGTAGCTTGACGAATACGTAAGTTATCCAAATATAGACCGTTATTATTTGCTCCAATATTTCTGAACTTTACCTGTGCGAAACGAGCATCGTCTTCTACCTCTATATAAAATATGTACGAGTTCCATTGAGCAGGTAGTGGACTAAAAGCTGCTGCTTGATTAATGGCTGTTTTGAGTTCTTCCCCTCCTTGTTTCCAAAGCGTCAAAAATTTATCTCCTCCATCAGTAGCATAAGAGATTTCTAAAGAATCTGAAATTTTGTCTTTATCAAATCCATAAGCAACATCAAAACGAACTTCAAGAACACGGTTAGTTGGGACATTAATAAAAGGCGAGGTAAGTGTTAATTTTGCTTCACAAGAACGATTAGTTTTGTTAGGAGCGTAGATAGAAAACTCACTTGAGCCATAAGAACCTTCTGAAAAAAGTAACCAATTTGTTATATCTGTTCTTTCGAAGCTCCAGCCTTCTTTGGTAAGTCTTCTATCTTCAAAATCTAATAAAGTTTCATTTAAGGCTGCTAGATTATCATTTATTACTTCAATTGCGACTTGTCTAGTAGCTTCTGTTCCATCATTAGACAAAACCTTCAAAGTAGCTACAAAATTTCCTTCTTGTGAGTAAGTAATAGTAGGATTTTGCTCAGTAGAAGATGATGGAGTTCCACCTTCAAATGTCCATTGATAGGCATCTATCTGTTTATTTCCTGTAGCGAGAGATTTATCTGTAAATTTTATTTTTCCTCCTTTGATGACTTTCTGTTTAGAAAATTCAAAGATAGAAAAGATTTTATTTGCTATTGGTTCGGCAACATTCGAAGTCAAAAGCTCTTTTCTGCGAGGAGAAATTTCCAAAACAGCGTGCATACGCTCTACTTGATCAGCTGTAAAAAGTGTCATACACTCATCATCTGTATAATCCATAAAGTTCTGTGTCATTATAATTTTTCCTTCTTCACAAGAAGGTTCGTTTAGATTACAACCTCTTTGATCTTTGGGACTATTGGGAGTATCCTCACAAAAATCATCATTCGAGCATGATTTATTAATTCCCCATGTATGCAGAAGACCAAAAAAATGACCTACCTCGTGAGTGGCAGTACGTCCTCTATTAAATGGTTTGCTTTCAATGAGTTGAGGAGCATTTGGTGTCTTTTCTATTGAACCAAAATTTATGTACCGAACCACAATACCATCTGTATTTGCTTCTCCTTCATCTTCCTTTAGACCACCCAAACCCGATAAGTTAGGAAATTGTGCATAACCAAGGTCATCATATTTTGCTACCCAAATATTAAAATATTGATTTGGATTCCAAACTGTAATAGGTTTTGCATAAGCATCAAAAGTAGGTCTAATCCATTGTTGAAGACAACCTTTTGTACGAGTGATTCCAATTTCTGCTAGAGGATTGCCTTTTGGGTCAATAGTGGCAGGGACAAATTCGATACTCGGATTTGCAGCTACGCTTTTAAAAACATCTACTGTTTCGTCTTTATCAGGATTTGTAAAATTAAAATCTTCATTCAAAACTTCTATTTGTCCATAAATCTGTGCAGCCGAAATATTTGTACCCTCTCCTATCGGCTCTCCATTGTGGATTACATGAACGATGATAGGGATTCTGTAAGTAGATTCTGTTCTTTCTACTTTATGTAATAATGGGTTGTTTTTTCTGTTTTCCTTCTTTTCTTTAATATATTTTTGCAGTATGTTTTCAAAGGCTTCACTTCCTGCTATTTTATTCTGTGAGTGATACGATGAACTAGAAGTAGTACAAGTTCGCTGCGAGAAACCATCAGAATAAGAAAATAGAAATAAACTTATTAGAATAAAATAAAATAAAACGTTAGATAAGAAATTGGTCTTCATTATGGCTATTTTTAGAAATATCAAAATTGTAGCAAAAAAACAGAGTAAACTATCTAGTAAAAGTACAAAAATTGAACTAAAATAAAATACTTCTTTGTGCATTTATTATGAGGACTCGACAAAGTAAGATTTGGTTGCATTTGTTTTTGAAATAAAAAAACTACCCAGTTGTAATTTCTCTAGTTATTATCTTTTTTCATTAGAAGTTAATTATTTTCTGTTCCCAACATCTGACGCATTACTCGCTTTTCAAGGTTCAATAATGAGGTGTCATTTGGAGCGAGTAAAAGAGCTTTTACAACATTTTCGTAGGCTTGTTTTTCTTTATTTCGCTCTAAAAAATAAATAGTCTGATTTTTTATTTTATTGATTTCAATCTTTACATATTCGTCCAAAACTTCAAGGTGAGTTTTGACTAAAGCAGAGTTATATCCAATCGAATCAGCTTGTTTATAATGTTTGTAAGCATCAAGAAACTGCTTTTTCTTAAATGCAGTTTCTCCTTCTTCTACAAGTTGAAAGAATATTTCTTTTTTAGGAATAATATTTTCTATTTCTTTGATTTCTGTATTTACACTTATCGTTTGAGTAGAATCTGCAAAATCTAAAGCAATCGTATAGTTTTTGAGAGCTTCTTCATAATTAGTAGAATTTTTTTGATAATTAGCTGTCTGAAAATAATTTTGAAACTTGAGTAACTTTTCTTTTTCATTCGTTCGAATCAAAGAATCTTGTGCTGTTTCTAAGGCTCGTAACTGAGCATTATTTTTTAAGTTTAGAGAATGCACCCAAAGCCCTAAACCACAAGCAGCCAAAAGTGCAACAACAGCAAGGGTAAGAAAAATACGCAATCTTAAAATCGTTTTTTCTTGTTTTCTTTTTTGTGCATTGACAGACTTTATGCTCTCCGAAATAAATTCTTTTTGAATAGATGTTGGAGTAGGAATTTTATTATGCTTTTTGCATTCTTCTAGCCAGTTTTCTGCAATAGCAAGTTCGTTTCCTCTCAAAAGAAAAGCATAATTTTTTTCGTTAATGTTCCATTCTAATGCTTTTTGCTGATATTTTGAATGTTTTTGTGTGTGTTCTCTATCTATATTTAAGGCTCTCAAAAGCTCTCTAAACTGTTGTCCATTATCAGCTTGAAGGTCATTTTCTAAACTATTTTTAGAAAAGTCTATCCATTGAATATGACTAGGGAAATAATCTGGCATTTCTTTTACTTCTTTCAAACGAACTAAAATAATTCGTTTTCCCATCGAAAGAGCGTGTAAAACTTCATCCTTACAGTAGGGCGAAGAAATAGAAGCA harbors:
- a CDS encoding M43 family zinc metalloprotease, with translation MKTNFLSNVLFYFILISLFLFSYSDGFSQRTCTTSSSSYHSQNKIAGSEAFENILQKYIKEKKENRKNNPLLHKVERTESTYRIPIIVHVIHNGEPIGEGTNISAAQIYGQIEVLNEDFNFTNPDKDETVDVFKSVAANPSIEFVPATIDPKGNPLAEIGITRTKGCLQQWIRPTFDAYAKPITVWNPNQYFNIWVAKYDDLGYAQFPNLSGLGGLKEDEGEANTDGIVVRYINFGSIEKTPNAPQLIESKPFNRGRTATHEVGHFFGLLHTWGINKSCSNDDFCEDTPNSPKDQRGCNLNEPSCEEGKIIMTQNFMDYTDDECMTLFTADQVERMHAVLEISPRRKELLTSNVAEPIANKIFSIFEFSKQKVIKGGKIKFTDKSLATGNKQIDAYQWTFEGGTPSSSTEQNPTITYSQEGNFVATLKVLSNDGTEATRQVAIEVINDNLAALNETLLDFEDRRLTKEGWSFERTDITNWLLFSEGSYGSSEFSIYAPNKTNRSCEAKLTLTSPFINVPTNRVLEVRFDVAYGFDKDKISDSLEISYATDGGDKFLTLWKQGGEELKTAINQAAAFSPLPAQWNSYIFYIEVEDDARFAQVKFRNIGANNNGLYLDNLRIRQATNLNLPTVDFDINYPLILLSEKAKFFSQTDFGVDFNWTIEGNTILQANGISPQISFTQEGVYDVTLQSSNPLGTRESTQTDAIEVIKGKKVTNITSENLKQELINNKPLAGHDDGSTVSKAEYFSDFGSSDKLYAVDIFFADAAIRNLNTTFDVVVWSVDADGKPNEELYRQEILYSLIDRDIFRRRQFTRVVFDEVQAVPNQFFVSVELEYESLNTFTIFTEKKEEGKGWERKSNGDWLSYAANRGQNYSNAISVILSPDEVLGTDDKNLNDLVNLYPNPNKGSFSLETQNLRVESIEIYNSIGQIIYQKDVPNTFISNFDINLKRPSNGMYLVRIQTQKGIITQKLIIQ